The following proteins are encoded in a genomic region of Catellatospora sp. TT07R-123:
- a CDS encoding S1 RNA-binding domain-containing protein, translating into MTRDIFAQAARRHAHALPGHILLAAVPCAVPSSVLTVDVLVERAENLESAQKYALRALLYGIDTVEDLQLFLGLDLGDTARALAGLLNAEYIDYRAVAEGDIRRLQLLPAGREAARDAQVRRPKATTYQIVYDRLTEKVTTWHKNALRRASQARVDGRIVLPPATSRHVEVADLSISAVSSTLDHRTRDGVGILGISGVTENRNFHHDGILLIFKDLESDALRLGVEIDGGWSEAHVAALETIGAVDRLGLSTGPAQAPYEPIEHSGERLSKDQVVALQTVGGDVAEQDASDALEQAAIRWLGIYEHPQQLEDALANTQHRLLIVTPAIRQAVVNAAWIRQVQDLARTADVTIVWGSGDNSETDQSCLEALNEAARRSGRLGIIKVNDIRAKVLVSDDTYIKTSFNWLSFRGDGSRKFLQDEGDLVRERTLADAAYDKFMRENCGLATEVVGSLPARFLGLISTEVPWQIAEPTMVARPATQAARPPKRPAEPKGVRREDALSALSAGQVLEGRVKTLTTFGAFVEVGGVDGLVHISELAERRVGHPSEIVSIGDKVTVKVLSVDLQRKRLSLSLKAAR; encoded by the coding sequence GTGACCCGGGACATCTTCGCCCAGGCCGCCAGGCGGCACGCACACGCATTGCCCGGCCACATCCTTCTGGCCGCCGTGCCTTGCGCGGTTCCGTCATCGGTACTCACCGTCGACGTCCTCGTCGAACGGGCAGAGAACCTGGAATCGGCTCAAAAGTACGCTCTACGCGCACTGCTCTACGGCATCGACACCGTCGAAGACCTGCAACTGTTCCTCGGTCTGGACCTCGGCGACACCGCTCGCGCCCTCGCGGGCCTGCTCAACGCCGAGTACATCGACTACCGCGCGGTGGCCGAGGGTGACATCAGGCGACTACAGCTACTTCCTGCCGGCCGGGAGGCTGCGCGTGACGCGCAGGTGCGCCGCCCGAAGGCCACGACGTATCAGATTGTGTACGACCGGCTGACCGAGAAGGTCACGACGTGGCATAAGAACGCTCTGCGCCGCGCCTCCCAGGCACGCGTCGATGGGCGGATCGTGTTGCCGCCTGCCACCAGCAGGCATGTGGAAGTCGCCGATCTCAGCATCTCCGCGGTGTCGTCAACGCTTGACCACCGAACCCGTGATGGGGTTGGCATCCTGGGTATCAGCGGTGTCACCGAAAATCGCAACTTCCATCATGACGGAATATTGCTGATCTTCAAAGACCTCGAATCGGATGCCCTCCGGCTCGGAGTCGAGATCGACGGCGGCTGGAGCGAGGCCCACGTAGCTGCACTCGAAACCATCGGCGCAGTGGACCGCCTCGGCCTCTCCACGGGACCTGCGCAAGCGCCGTACGAGCCGATCGAGCACAGCGGCGAACGGCTCAGTAAAGATCAAGTCGTGGCGCTCCAGACGGTCGGCGGCGACGTGGCCGAGCAAGACGCGAGCGACGCCCTGGAGCAGGCCGCGATCCGCTGGCTGGGCATCTACGAACACCCTCAACAGCTCGAGGACGCGCTCGCGAACACGCAGCACCGGCTACTGATAGTCACCCCGGCGATCCGGCAGGCGGTGGTGAACGCCGCCTGGATAAGGCAAGTCCAGGACCTCGCCCGGACGGCAGACGTCACGATCGTCTGGGGATCCGGCGACAACAGCGAAACCGATCAGTCGTGCCTAGAAGCCCTGAATGAGGCCGCCCGCAGATCCGGGCGCCTGGGCATCATCAAGGTCAACGATATCCGGGCAAAGGTTCTGGTCTCCGACGACACCTACATCAAGACCAGCTTCAACTGGCTGTCCTTTCGCGGTGACGGTTCCCGCAAGTTCCTCCAAGACGAAGGCGACCTGGTCCGGGAGAGGACCCTTGCCGATGCGGCTTACGACAAATTCATGAGGGAGAACTGCGGTCTCGCGACCGAGGTGGTTGGGAGCCTCCCGGCCAGGTTCCTCGGTCTGATCTCCACCGAGGTTCCGTGGCAGATCGCCGAGCCAACGATGGTAGCCAGACCCGCCACGCAGGCTGCTCGCCCGCCGAAGCGCCCAGCGGAGCCCAAGGGCGTTAGGCGGGAGGATGCGCTCTCCGCACTATCCGCCGGACAGGTTCTTGAAGGGCGCGTGAAGACCCTGACGACCTTCGGTGCGTTTGTCGAGGTGGGCGGTGTGGACGGCCTTGTGCACATTTCCGAGCTGGCCGAGCGCCGTGTGGGGCACCCCTCGGAGATCGTCAGCATCGGTGACAAGGTGACGGTGAAAGTCCTATCTGTGGACCTCCAACGCAAGCGCCTATCCCTATCGCTGAAGGCAGCGAGATGA
- a CDS encoding phosphoadenosine phosphosulfate reductase family protein: MTIPVQTAQPIRHVLGISGGKDSSALAVHMRDKVPQMEYFFCDTGAELPETYDFLSRLEGALGKQIVRLNAARDFDHWMQIYQGTLPSASMRWCTRQLKLKPLEDWLGDDQAISYVAIRADENRLGYISTKTNITAVFPFREDGVDLDGVNRILDQAGIGLPDYYEWRTRSGCYFCFFQRKHEWVGLADRHPDLFERAVEYEDKVNFEATASRGRKYTWSQGESLRELIGRRDEIERKHEEALVRAAQRSRPNLPLIDILTDALDEESDEAGCAVCHL; encoded by the coding sequence ATGACCATCCCGGTGCAGACTGCCCAGCCAATCCGACACGTCCTGGGCATCTCTGGCGGCAAAGATTCCTCGGCGCTAGCTGTACACATGCGAGACAAGGTGCCGCAGATGGAGTACTTCTTCTGCGACACCGGTGCCGAACTGCCCGAGACCTACGACTTCCTGAGTCGTCTCGAAGGGGCGCTCGGCAAACAAATCGTTCGGCTTAATGCGGCCCGCGACTTCGACCACTGGATGCAGATCTACCAGGGAACGTTACCGAGCGCCAGCATGCGATGGTGCACCAGGCAACTGAAGCTCAAGCCACTCGAGGATTGGTTGGGAGATGACCAAGCAATCTCATACGTGGCCATCAGGGCGGACGAGAACAGGCTGGGCTACATCAGCACTAAAACCAACATCACGGCCGTGTTCCCCTTCAGGGAGGACGGAGTCGATCTAGACGGCGTGAACCGCATCCTCGACCAGGCTGGAATCGGCCTCCCGGACTACTACGAATGGCGTACAAGGTCAGGTTGCTACTTCTGCTTCTTTCAACGCAAGCACGAATGGGTTGGGCTGGCCGACCGTCACCCTGATCTGTTCGAACGTGCAGTGGAATACGAAGACAAAGTCAACTTCGAGGCCACCGCATCCCGGGGTCGCAAGTACACCTGGTCACAGGGCGAGTCATTGCGGGAGCTGATCGGCCGGCGCGACGAAATCGAGCGCAAGCATGAAGAAGCCCTGGTGAGAGCGGCCCAACGCAGTCGACCCAACCTGCCTCTCATCGATATTCTTACTGACGCCCTCGATGAGGAAAGCGACGAGGCGGGATGCGCGGTCTGCCATTTGTAG
- a CDS encoding DEAD/DEAH box helicase family protein: MYEIPEDDLVGEVLVPAMAASEEVRIGAGFFTSHCFAQIAPGLASFLRSSDSALHLLISPAIDAADRDAMERGLKTAEVVIQEAADKLLEDAHLSDRALVHHTLDCLAYLVASRRLRVRFALMKVGQYHKKQWLLRSGDDWAVVHGSGNATTRGLLVNGEQMTVDRAWSDGPVAKARVEKLIAGWDRDWHNRSAHLLTIELAEGLRLTAGVSGAPQMPTVDDFWRAWHADHVRGLEPPLPPGLEVAAPRLLAIPEGVEWRTGRFAHQGLAVDSFREAGSRGILAIATGGGKTQTAMITAVLEQDRHRGPMFVLIIVPGAPLMRQWAEVVSIFGVDPFLPSELASAKRQARLQEIRAGFAGDVQRTVVAVCTQKLFVGDATFREFIEQLPERVLTMLVGDEVHNLGSRGFLERQPDRFEVRLGLSATPQRQYDPTGSTTLFEFFGDQVFEFGIQDAIRAGCLTPYNYYLHEVPLAEHEMAAYVDLTRQLQRKGFLRADDGQESGVDAQVEHLLRKRRAILEHAEAKLPKLRSLLAGTGARNISRTLIYASAKPSTLGGGRQIDDVNAMLRSLSVRFHEFTSEETSQRGSQRYLEAFGNGDYQVLTAMKVLDEGIDIPQTDTAYLLASSTVRREWVQRRGRILRRAAGKDLAHLHDFFVVPPEPGTREGRSLLLGELARVREFAGTADNEYDPDGPRVLINNLERML; this comes from the coding sequence GTGTACGAGATACCAGAAGACGATCTTGTTGGTGAGGTTCTGGTACCCGCCATGGCGGCGTCGGAAGAGGTGCGAATCGGCGCCGGATTCTTCACCTCTCACTGCTTTGCGCAGATTGCCCCGGGTCTCGCGTCGTTCCTGCGCAGCTCCGACAGCGCTCTTCATCTGTTAATCAGCCCGGCGATCGATGCGGCCGATCGGGACGCCATGGAGCGCGGGCTGAAGACTGCCGAGGTGGTCATTCAGGAGGCTGCGGACAAGTTGCTGGAGGATGCCCATCTGTCGGATCGGGCGCTGGTACATCACACTCTTGACTGTTTGGCATACCTCGTCGCGTCTCGGCGCTTGCGGGTCAGGTTCGCGCTGATGAAGGTCGGCCAGTACCACAAGAAGCAGTGGCTGCTGCGTTCCGGTGACGACTGGGCGGTAGTCCACGGATCCGGCAACGCGACCACTCGCGGGCTCCTCGTGAACGGGGAGCAGATGACCGTCGACCGTGCGTGGAGCGACGGGCCTGTTGCCAAGGCGCGCGTCGAGAAGCTGATCGCTGGCTGGGATCGTGACTGGCACAATCGCAGCGCGCATCTGCTGACGATCGAACTGGCCGAAGGGCTTCGCCTTACTGCAGGCGTGTCCGGGGCGCCGCAGATGCCCACGGTCGATGACTTCTGGCGAGCATGGCACGCCGACCATGTCCGTGGCCTTGAGCCGCCTTTGCCGCCGGGCCTGGAGGTGGCAGCGCCCCGGCTGCTGGCCATACCGGAGGGCGTTGAATGGCGGACGGGGCGCTTCGCGCATCAAGGGCTGGCCGTAGACAGCTTCCGGGAGGCTGGTTCAAGGGGCATCCTTGCGATCGCTACAGGTGGGGGCAAGACGCAGACAGCCATGATTACTGCGGTCTTGGAGCAGGACCGCCACCGAGGCCCGATGTTCGTATTGATCATCGTGCCCGGTGCGCCGCTGATGCGTCAGTGGGCCGAAGTCGTTTCGATATTCGGGGTAGACCCGTTCCTGCCCAGCGAACTTGCCAGCGCGAAGCGGCAGGCGCGGCTGCAGGAGATTCGGGCAGGTTTTGCCGGCGACGTACAGCGCACTGTGGTGGCGGTCTGTACCCAGAAGCTCTTCGTCGGTGACGCCACGTTCAGAGAGTTCATCGAACAGCTGCCTGAGCGGGTCCTGACCATGCTCGTTGGCGATGAGGTCCACAACCTAGGTTCGAGAGGATTCCTGGAGAGGCAGCCTGACCGGTTCGAGGTCAGGCTGGGCCTGTCGGCCACCCCTCAGCGGCAGTACGACCCAACGGGCAGCACGACGCTGTTTGAGTTCTTCGGCGACCAGGTCTTCGAGTTCGGAATTCAAGACGCCATCAGGGCCGGATGCCTAACCCCCTACAACTACTACCTGCACGAGGTGCCTCTGGCCGAGCATGAGATGGCGGCCTATGTCGATCTCACCCGTCAGCTGCAGCGTAAGGGCTTCCTCCGTGCCGACGACGGACAGGAGTCGGGCGTTGACGCCCAGGTCGAGCACCTGCTGCGTAAGCGTCGGGCGATCCTGGAACACGCAGAGGCGAAGCTTCCCAAGTTGCGCAGCCTCCTTGCCGGCACCGGCGCTCGCAATATCAGCAGAACGCTGATCTACGCCTCGGCGAAGCCGTCAACGCTGGGGGGCGGCCGACAGATCGACGATGTTAATGCGATGCTGCGATCACTGAGTGTCCGGTTTCATGAGTTCACCAGCGAAGAGACGTCACAGCGCGGTTCTCAGCGATATCTAGAGGCGTTCGGAAACGGCGACTACCAGGTACTTACGGCGATGAAGGTGCTCGACGAGGGCATCGACATTCCACAAACCGACACCGCCTACCTGCTGGCCTCGAGCACGGTTCGGCGAGAGTGGGTGCAGCGCCGCGGCCGGATCCTGCGGCGCGCGGCTGGCAAGGACCTCGCTCACCTGCATGACTTCTTCGTGGTTCCGCCGGAACCAGGAACGAGAGAAGGCCGCTCGCTGCTACTCGGCGAGTTGGCGCGGGTGCGCGAGTTCGCCGGGACCGCCGATAATGAGTACGACCCTGACGGCCCCCGCGTATTGATCAATAACCTTGAACGGATGCTCTAG
- a CDS encoding cysteine desulfurase family protein, with protein sequence MPREDDVQGLSREASEVIYLDYNATAPLRPEAWAAMSEALLRVGNASSAHTLGRWASERAESARNEVGHLIGAAPNEIIFTSGATEANNLALHAAAVRAQRVVVSAVEHPAVLEAARALPVADLRIIGVDEDGLLLLDELEDAVAGSGGSVVSVMAANNETGVLTDLAAITKITRRAGALLHVDATQLVGKLPMNLSLLDIDLLSLSAHKFGGPQGVGALFLRRGCPVAFEPLLRGGGQERGWRSGTLNVAGVVGMGAAARAAADQLEVERRRVMTLRDHLEAGILATVNGVERNGHPDFRLPGVSSLAFRGIPADALLSAMPGVAASDGSACASGALTPSHVLLAMHRSREHAESTVRFSLGHATTAAEIEEAIMQVGDAVRRVRTAMS encoded by the coding sequence GTGCCGCGGGAGGATGACGTGCAGGGCCTCAGCAGAGAGGCGAGCGAGGTCATCTACCTCGACTACAACGCCACCGCGCCGCTCAGGCCGGAAGCGTGGGCCGCCATGAGCGAGGCCCTTCTTCGGGTGGGGAACGCCTCAAGTGCCCATACGCTGGGGCGATGGGCTTCCGAGCGCGCCGAGTCCGCGCGCAACGAGGTCGGGCACCTCATCGGGGCCGCACCGAACGAGATCATCTTCACTTCCGGTGCCACCGAAGCGAATAACCTGGCCCTGCACGCGGCGGCAGTCAGAGCACAGCGTGTCGTGGTCTCCGCGGTAGAACACCCGGCAGTCCTCGAAGCCGCCCGAGCACTGCCTGTCGCAGATCTTCGCATCATCGGGGTCGACGAAGACGGACTGCTGCTCCTGGACGAGCTGGAGGACGCTGTGGCCGGCTCGGGCGGGAGCGTCGTGTCCGTCATGGCGGCCAACAACGAGACCGGAGTGCTGACCGACCTAGCCGCCATCACCAAGATCACCCGGCGTGCTGGCGCGTTACTGCATGTTGATGCGACCCAACTCGTGGGCAAGCTTCCGATGAACCTGAGCCTGCTCGACATCGACCTGCTGTCGCTGTCTGCTCACAAGTTCGGCGGTCCGCAAGGCGTCGGCGCGCTGTTTCTGCGACGTGGATGCCCCGTGGCATTCGAGCCTCTGCTGAGGGGAGGGGGCCAAGAGCGCGGCTGGCGTTCCGGCACCTTGAACGTGGCCGGCGTCGTGGGCATGGGAGCTGCCGCCCGTGCCGCAGCCGACCAACTGGAGGTCGAGCGGCGGAGGGTGATGACACTACGTGATCACCTTGAAGCGGGAATTCTCGCCACGGTCAACGGGGTCGAACGCAATGGGCACCCTGACTTCCGACTTCCCGGCGTAAGCAGCCTCGCCTTCCGCGGAATTCCAGCAGACGCCCTGCTCAGCGCTATGCCCGGTGTAGCCGCCTCAGACGGCAGCGCCTGCGCCTCTGGGGCGCTGACGCCAAGCCACGTTCTGCTCGCCATGCACCGCAGCCGCGAACACGCGGAGTCGACAGTACGCTTCTCGCTCGGCCACGCCACGACCGCCGCAGAAATCGAGGAAGCGATCATGCAGGTAGGCGATGCGGTGAGGCGGGTTCGTACAGCCATGAGCTAA
- a CDS encoding DUF4007 family protein has translation MIDTKLRDVAEFSFARHETFAPRFGWLHKAYSSLTDPNVGAEVFLRNDAPVVLGVGKNMVNAIRFWSNAFKVSIEYPKAANIRAFESSPLWEARWLLDEEGADPYLEDTASLWLLHWWLLAPPCYVPTWWIAFHAMPTSRFTEASLTEIVVRNVRLAGWEPPALASIERDVDCLTKMYARRRTNPLSPGSFEDLLDCPFRELGLLEAVAADVNEHSKTPRAWQFTTTARSSLPALVLAYACLDYAARNDGFAKGGSISLARLAHEPGGPGRAFRVREPEIAAALEQAAARHKNVTLTEGLGQRSLTFKTDPKALAWDLLDAHYGGIRKKHPTPTARQWYADHPGAHDALQTRQAGRGRQLATVGGQA, from the coding sequence ATGATCGACACTAAGCTGAGGGACGTGGCGGAATTTTCCTTCGCCCGCCACGAGACATTCGCCCCACGGTTCGGCTGGCTTCACAAAGCCTATAGCTCATTGACCGACCCGAATGTCGGGGCAGAGGTCTTCCTGCGTAATGACGCACCGGTCGTGCTCGGTGTCGGCAAGAACATGGTCAACGCGATCCGCTTCTGGTCCAACGCCTTCAAGGTGTCCATCGAGTACCCTAAGGCGGCGAACATCAGAGCGTTCGAGTCCAGCCCCCTGTGGGAGGCTCGCTGGCTGCTCGACGAAGAAGGTGCCGACCCGTACTTGGAAGATACCGCCAGCCTCTGGCTGCTGCACTGGTGGCTATTGGCGCCGCCATGCTACGTGCCGACGTGGTGGATCGCCTTTCACGCCATGCCCACCTCACGGTTTACTGAGGCGTCCCTGACAGAGATCGTGGTGCGAAACGTCAGGCTGGCCGGGTGGGAGCCGCCAGCTCTGGCATCAATCGAGCGCGACGTGGACTGTCTGACCAAAATGTACGCCCGGCGGCGGACCAACCCGTTGTCACCGGGCAGCTTCGAAGACCTACTGGACTGCCCCTTCAGGGAGCTTGGCCTGCTCGAAGCTGTCGCAGCCGATGTCAACGAGCACTCGAAAACGCCCCGCGCCTGGCAGTTCACCACCACCGCGCGAAGCTCGCTGCCGGCCCTTGTCCTGGCCTACGCCTGCCTTGACTACGCGGCGCGCAACGACGGCTTCGCCAAGGGCGGCTCGATATCGCTGGCCCGGCTCGCCCATGAACCAGGCGGACCCGGGCGTGCGTTCCGGGTTCGAGAGCCGGAGATCGCCGCCGCGCTGGAACAGGCCGCAGCACGGCACAAGAATGTGACACTCACCGAGGGACTCGGCCAGCGCAGCCTCACCTTCAAAACAGACCCTAAAGCCCTGGCGTGGGATCTGCTCGACGCGCACTACGGCGGAATTCGGAAGAAGCACCCGACTCCTACGGCGCGGCAGTGGTACGCAGACCATCCTGGAGCTCATGACGCCCTGCAGACACGGCAGGCCGGACGCGGCCGTCAGCTTGCGACTGTGGGAGGACAGGCATGA
- a CDS encoding AAA family ATPase produces the protein MRLLGVHVRNFKLLRDVKIEFSVDRNRPLTVVRAENGSGKTSFHYALLWGLYGAERLKVISGVDRLRLTSTALEPGTSVDVDVEITFEVTDQNNDTATYTLRRSVRETPGHGEVSRGRETLTLWRHESAGDKQVASPEAWVERLLPNRLADVFFTNGDDVQKFITGKVDTHERQEKVHRAIKNLLGISMLADAVSDIKAVQQQFERKVARLAGSKVENLISQRDDLQLAVGRLSADLEKTVARRRVMEHDKETKQRELNAIRGIGDLDSINMEIGNLERDIEGLRTRKDKCLRKMRELYAGEPLSWALGADLLSRGMARLEGLAEKNIIPSTAVQVLADRLEMGVCICGQSLEEGSDLRSHVAELLSRQREQSEIIDHLSQLRYQSKALRDLTPDGEAYRAARLELLEEYSAITADHRTKAVSLNLALDRRKLIDHERVRLLAEDLADLEKKLNEALAHKIHLENQITNEKRALDDKQQQVDKAQREADVGRDQVLKKSVSEDLLTLATAVQDRLQTDYVQRVSDQLGGMFMGIVGTDSDPSKSVFTDVSITSNFDITISSQHGTSLDPDFEVNGASQRALTLSFVWSLMEVAGVEAPRFIDTPLGMVSGETKRRMVEAITRPPGATGTGFQVVLLLTRSEMAGVEDLITARAGAYSTLSCSHHYPTEIVNPWPVEGPVSVVCDCSHLQQCRVCARKQDNELGLSYVERQ, from the coding sequence ATGCGCCTACTGGGCGTCCATGTGCGCAACTTCAAGCTTCTGCGAGACGTCAAGATCGAGTTCTCGGTCGACCGGAACCGTCCGCTCACCGTGGTGCGTGCTGAGAACGGTTCTGGGAAGACCTCATTTCACTATGCGCTGCTCTGGGGTCTCTATGGCGCCGAGCGGCTCAAGGTCATCTCTGGTGTCGATCGCCTTCGTTTGACATCGACGGCTCTAGAGCCGGGCACGTCCGTCGATGTCGATGTCGAGATCACATTCGAGGTGACTGACCAGAACAATGACACAGCGACTTACACCCTGCGCCGCAGCGTGCGCGAGACTCCAGGGCACGGAGAGGTCAGCCGGGGACGGGAGACGTTGACGCTGTGGCGGCATGAAAGCGCCGGTGATAAGCAGGTTGCCTCGCCTGAGGCATGGGTGGAGCGTTTGTTGCCCAACCGGCTAGCAGACGTCTTCTTCACCAATGGCGACGATGTGCAGAAGTTCATCACAGGCAAGGTGGACACGCATGAGCGCCAGGAGAAGGTGCATCGCGCCATCAAGAACCTGCTAGGCATCAGCATGCTGGCCGACGCCGTGTCCGACATCAAAGCAGTACAGCAGCAGTTCGAGCGCAAGGTCGCGCGGCTGGCGGGGTCGAAGGTCGAAAACCTCATCAGCCAGCGTGACGACCTTCAGCTGGCGGTCGGGCGGCTGAGCGCGGACCTTGAGAAGACCGTTGCCAGGCGACGGGTCATGGAACACGACAAGGAGACCAAGCAGCGAGAGCTCAACGCGATCCGAGGCATTGGCGATCTCGACTCGATCAACATGGAGATCGGCAACCTCGAGCGTGATATCGAGGGACTGAGAACGCGCAAGGACAAATGTCTACGCAAGATGCGCGAACTTTACGCCGGCGAGCCGCTGTCTTGGGCGCTGGGAGCAGATCTGTTGAGCCGCGGCATGGCTCGGCTGGAAGGGTTGGCAGAGAAGAACATCATCCCCAGTACGGCGGTGCAGGTCCTTGCCGACCGGCTGGAGATGGGCGTCTGCATCTGCGGGCAATCGCTAGAGGAGGGCTCAGACCTTCGGTCGCACGTCGCCGAGCTGTTGAGTAGGCAGCGTGAGCAGTCCGAGATCATCGACCATCTTTCCCAGCTGCGGTACCAGAGTAAGGCGCTTCGGGATCTGACGCCTGACGGCGAGGCGTACCGTGCGGCCAGACTTGAGCTGCTCGAGGAATACTCCGCCATTACCGCAGACCATCGGACCAAGGCGGTCTCACTCAACCTCGCCCTCGACAGACGTAAGCTCATCGACCACGAACGGGTGCGTTTGCTGGCAGAGGATCTCGCTGACCTGGAGAAGAAGCTCAACGAAGCTCTCGCTCACAAGATCCACCTTGAGAACCAGATCACCAACGAGAAGCGCGCCCTTGATGACAAGCAGCAACAGGTCGACAAGGCCCAGCGCGAGGCTGACGTCGGCCGCGATCAAGTCTTGAAGAAGAGCGTCAGCGAAGACCTGCTAACACTGGCCACGGCCGTGCAGGACCGTCTTCAGACCGACTACGTCCAGCGCGTCTCCGACCAGCTCGGCGGCATGTTCATGGGGATCGTCGGCACTGACAGCGATCCCAGCAAGAGCGTTTTCACCGACGTCTCGATCACCAGCAACTTCGACATCACCATATCGAGCCAACACGGAACGAGTCTCGACCCTGACTTCGAGGTCAACGGAGCATCGCAGCGCGCGCTCACACTGTCGTTCGTCTGGTCGCTTATGGAGGTTGCCGGCGTCGAAGCACCCCGGTTCATCGACACTCCGCTCGGCATGGTCTCCGGCGAGACCAAACGGCGCATGGTGGAGGCGATCACCCGCCCCCCTGGGGCCACGGGCACCGGTTTCCAGGTTGTGCTGCTGCTGACGCGCTCCGAGATGGCGGGAGTCGAAGACCTCATCACGGCACGGGCCGGGGCCTACTCGACGCTCTCCTGCAGCCACCACTACCCGACAGAGATCGTTAACCCCTGGCCCGTCGAAGGCCCGGTCTCGGTCGTCTGTGATTGCTCCCACCTGCAGCAGTGCCGCGTGTGCGCTCGAAAGCAGGACAACGAGTTGGGCTTGAGCTATGTCGAGCGACAGTGA